From Arachis hypogaea cultivar Tifrunner chromosome 3, arahy.Tifrunner.gnm2.J5K5, whole genome shotgun sequence:
TTTTAGACCATGTGACGCAACCTTGTTTTCCCTACCTATTTTTTGTGTGTGCAGATGGTCTCTCTCATCTACTCCACAGAGGAGAACAGAGATAGGAGTTTTCTGGTTTGAGACTAAATCGCAAATGCCCCACAATCACCACTTATTTTTTGCAGCTGAATCAATTTTATTTAGTAGAGCTACAAAATAATACAGCCGAGGCACACTTCGTACCTTATAGACTTATGAGAATATGAATGGTCAAGTGGTTAATCTAGACAAGTCGCCTATTTTCTTCAGTAAAAATACTCCACTTCAAACCTAAGACCTATTAGCAACTATTTTTATGATCCTGCATATAGGGAATCAAAATAAGTATTTGGAGTTGTCGTCAGTTGTACAAAGGTCCAAGAGAGTTACTTTCAAATATATTAAAGATAAGATCAATCAAAAACTCCAACAGCAAAAATAAACTCTACTTTGCCCTAGTGATAAAGAGGTTCTGATAAAGACAGTGGCTACAGTAGTGTCCATTTATATATTGAGCTATTTTAGATTGTCTAATACTTTATTTGAGGCATTACAACGTATTATCCTACAATTTTAGTGGAGAAAAATAGAGAGCGCAAGATGCAATGGATAAGTTAGCAGATTACTGTAGACCTAAAAATCAAGAAGGCCTGAATTTCAAAGAAGGCTTTCAACTTTACAATGCTTGTAAAAAATAAAGTTGGAGGCTACTTACTAAGCTAAATTCACTTATTAATAAAGTCTACATAAGCAAATATTATAGATTCATAAATTTTCTGAGAGCAGAAATACGAAATAACCTATCATGGGCTAGAGGAGTATCATTGATGGTAGGAAAGTCCTGAAAAAAGGATTGATATGAAAAATTGCTAGGAAAAATGTGATAAGCATTTAGATAGATTCATGGATTAAGGAGTACACTACAATTATGCCTATTACTACCCAACACACATACAGAGTCCTTTAATGGGTCTTAGACCTAAATTTGTCTAATAGAACATGGAACTAGTCAAAAATAGCAAAATTTTTTGAACCAAAAATCGCAGAGACAATTATCAATATACTATTTGTGAAGGCGAAGATCAACTAACCTGGATGAGAAAAAGAAATAGTCCAGACTTGGAAGAGGAGTCTGTTATCAACAGGTGACAGACATATTTTAATCAAAACTGTCGAAGAAGTTATTCCAGTATATATACTTTCGTTTTCAAAATTTAGATTCTCTAGTGGAAGAAATACACAGGATTCTAAGACAATTTTGTGGGGTCAAAAAAGAATGGAGAGAAAGATGGCTTGGGTTAGTTGGGATTGTATGACCATACCCAAAAAGGAAGATCAATTGAGATTCAAGGATCTTGGAGCCCAGAACCTAACCTTGTTTGGTAAACAGTTTTGGCGAATTACTACTAAGCCTAATTCGCTACTTGTGCGTATGCTCAAAGAAAAATACTATAGATACACTAACCCCTTTTGGCAGATAAAGGAAACCAACCTTCTTAGGGTTGGCAAAGTCTACTGGCGGGAAGAAAAGTGGTAGAAAATGTTTTGAGATGAAGTATAGAATTTAGCACAAATGTTCGTATTTGGGAGGACCCATGGTTACCCCCACCATACTTTTTAGACTcagtaacaacaacaatccagTAACAGACATCAATTGGCTACATGATTTACTTATAGTGGATGGAAGATGGAATAAAGAGCTAGTTGAAGCAGTTTTTTCCCTTAGCTCAGTTTACGAATTCTCTCTCTGCTACTAAACGACAATGGTGAGGACAAGCTTGAATGGGCCTGAAATAAGAGGAAGTAGTACGATGTGGTCTCAAGATACTGGTTGACTTATGATTTTTTTTCATGTGCCAGTTGAGCACCTTCTAACGATGATGATGAATTCAACGCTTTGGAAATCAATTATGGGGTTAAAATTACCATCTAAAGTCAAAATTTTTCTGTGAAGAGCAACCCCTAAAAAATTATCTGTACTCAATTTGATCAACCAGAGATTCTTAGATACTTCAATAATATGTCTAAAATGCAAAAATGATAATAAAACAATACTTTACGCTTTGATGTAATGTGGTCCTACTCTTGAGATTTGGTCTTTCTCTCCTTTTGTGAATGCTATAATGCAAATGGAACCATGGAGTTTGCAATCTGGTAACAAACGGTAAGTAGAGACATTGAAAGAGGATAATCTTCTATGACTCCTTACATCTCTGTGTAGAACATTGTAAAAGACAAAAAATTTAGAGATCTTTAAAGATGAGAAGTTGACAACAACAATAattatagaaataataaaaaagttcaaACAACAAATGACTAAAATTATAGAATacgattttttttgtaaattttcaatctcttcttttgtaaattttcaatctcttcttttaatttttttactagtatttgatgtttattgaaataattttttttgtctttatttttataataaatattgtattttttttaaacaaggaatgcaattatatatatatattcaaaaaaaaaagacgtCTTCGAGGGAGTTTTCatgaattattataaaaaaaagaacacTCATTTTTTCTTCGTTCCAAACACGGCACCcatatagtcaccaaaaaaaaaaaacacggcaCCCATATAAAGTCTACGAAAAAGACAGAAAGAAAAGGCAATAGAAAATAGATGCGATGATTAATCCCAAATCCGAATGAAATTAATTGGTGGAAGGAGGAAGGTCTCCATCTGGCATTATTCCGACACGGCGCAGCACTACACTTAACTTGGAACCAACTCTCTCTGTACAAACTGAAGGAATCAATCTTCAACTCAATAATAATTATTCGAAATCGACAAGGAAAGCAAACTCAAGTGAAAACGATGGACAAAGTCATGACATTGTCCGATGCGGCGGGCTTGGGCCGACGGGCCGGTCCACGTTCTCCTTCCTCGTCTTCCATCCTGCCCTACAACCTCCCTCTTCTCGCCGCCCTCCTCGCCTGCGCCCTCGCCCAGTTCCTCAAGATCTTCACCACCTGGTCCGTACACATTCCTTTCTTTCCTCTTTTAACCCTTCAATTGTTCGACCTCACTCTCATAGTTATTCGTCCGTGCAATATTTCAACTCTGTTTTTCTCGTATCAATTAGATCAAGGTATTGCCCGCGAAAAGGAAGGGGGGGGTTGCTGTTCTTCATTTCCAGAGCAATAATTTACTTTTGGTTGGGTTTTACCACTGAAGATTAGTTAATTTAGATTAGCCTATTTTGTTTTGGTAGATGAATGTGCAAATCCATATTGGTGTGCTTGTATAGGTACTTATTGTGTTACATTTGGGCAAATTGGACTCACTTCCTTCAATGTTTACATGGTGCTTAGTCTCATTTCTTGTAGTATACAGAGGTATCCAATGTAATATTACTTAAATCTCAAGGATGTCATAGTCTATCTTTTGAATTGAAATGGTGTTGATGCATGTAAGTCTTGGATGAGGAATGTAATGTGTTATAATGATGACAAAAAGGGACCTTTTTAATAAGTCCTTGTAATACATACCTCTTACTTTTGTTTGAGAGTGATTGTGGATTAGTTACTCTCCCAATcctttttgtttcaaattttcgatggttttgtgaatttgaaGGTATGTGTGTACTTTGTAGGAAGCACAGTTTTCGTAGCATCCTTGAGCTTCATGCGTGAAATCAATCTACTTTGAATTTGCATTTTGGATAGTATACCTGAAAAATTTTATTGTTATATACCATAGTTCTGATGTATGAGGAATATGAGCTCATTTTTTCTCCCAAAATTTTCTCCTAGATACTCAGGTATAAGGAAAAGAGATGGGATACTAAAAGGATGCTTGATTCTGGTGGAATGCCTTCATCGCATTCTGCAGCGGTATCAGCACTAGCAGTGGCTATAGGTCTCCAAGAAGGAACAGGGTCATCCGCATTTGCAATTGCTGTCGTCTTGTCATGTATTGTATGTCAATCATCGCTGATAAATTCTTTTAGTTTTGCTCATGTTGTATTACTTTTTCTCTTCTGATATACTTTTCATTATTAGTTCTGATATGAATGGAGTATCGTTAACTTAACATATGTGCTCTTATGGTTTTATGTGTGAATGTTCTTTTATATGGTGTGTATTGTGTAATGAATCCGGATGCCACACTTGAATTCTTTCAAAACGTTAAGATACTCTATACCAAATTATTAACGTCCTCCAAAAATACATTCTGCTAGCAGATTCAGCATTTCCATTGTGATTTTCTGGTGGTTTTATTGGTTGAAATATGGGTAAATGACTATTTgtcgaaaaaaaatttagtttctaaCAAAATGACTTCCAAAAGATTAATGTGACATCGTGGTACTTCAAAGATTTATTCTTTCTAACAAAATGTACCAAAAGATGGTTTGGTGCAACTTGTCGGAGAAAGTAAATCTTTGGGGAGCCACAATGTCATTTCAatctttttttggggggggggggtgttAAAATGGTGATTTACTTGGTGAATATTTAATGGTATAAAGTATCTAGGTTTGGAATTCACTTCTTGtacctttcccttttttttttatgaagcAATAGAAAGTGTAATCTTGTGTAGTATGCTGATTACCACACAGAGAAAATTAGGAATGGCATCCTTGAATAATGAATCATGATTCCTTATCTTTGTATATTATACAGTTTCATGTAGTTGGAAGAGTTTCTTTACTGCTCTTTCTATTTTATGTGTGGATTTAAACTCTATATGTTTACTGTCTCCATGGGATGGGATTATTAATCTGTATCCTTCATTTGGTATTCATCTCTTTGTTTTCTCACATGATTGTTCTGACAAACATACTGATAATTGGGGGCTTTTTTCTCTATCCGCTATTTATTTATGTTGCTGTTGTGATTTCCCCTCTTTTTATGGGTATCTTCAGCATTTCAATGTTTTCACTTCAATTGGATGGGATAATTATTTCTTATCTAACTTTGATAGGTAATGTATGATGCCTCAGGAGTTAGACTTCATGCAGGTCGGCAGGCAGAAGTAAGATTTTTTCCTTGGTAGCATCGCTTTCTTGCCTTGACATTTACCCTTaagtttttatattataaattgcACATATTGCTTTGTGGCACAAAATAACGTCAACATTCACTGCAGTTGCTGAATCAAATTGTGTGTGAGCTACCACCAGAACATCCTTTATCTAGTTGCAGACCTCTGCGTGATTCACTTGGCCATACTCCACTTCAGGTGGGTTCTTACAGTGTTTCCCTTTTATGTCTGGTACTTTGGTAACCTTAGGCTTCGATTCTTTGAATTCCATTGATGAAATAGCTTAGGATTACTCGCATGCCATTATGCAACAAATATTTAAGACTAACTCATGACCAGAACTTATTATTGTGTATTGTTTGCCAATTAAAATGCTAAAAGCCATCCCTTTCTTTACTGTGATTAATTTTCAAATTGCATGCATAACTTAAGCGTGAAAATTAATGCTGCTAGATCTAAGATCTTCTTGCAATTAAAACTAATCAAATTCTTCTTTATAGTCTTCCCTTTTTTCACTTTCCAGTAAAAAACGAATGAATCTCGACGATTTTCCAAGGCTGCAAGCTATCTATGCAGTTACTAAAGTAAAAAGTAAATTACACTGACCTTATATGAGATTAGGTAATAATTCACAAGTAACCATTGACCCTCTTTTCCAGTGGTCGGATAAGTACCTTTTGTCCCTTGACTTGTCATGCTTAGACCGATCTCTCTACAAGGGAGGTCAGTCTTATTGTCGTGCTTGTAATGAGGTCTGTGTACTGTTTACTGGAATGCTCAATGCTATGTTTCACATAATACAAGTATATCATATGTGATATCAACTAAACCTAAGGGCTAAGGAGATGTTGGTCCTTATTGTAATTATGTACAACTTAAAAGTAAATTAACGTAATTTACTCTTAAAAATTAATCCCCATCTAGTTCCTAAATTCTAATTGACTGTTGCTGCTTAGATTCCACAATTCACTTCACTTCATTTGTGCTACCAAATACTATGTCagttgtaaatttttattttgagtgAACACTCAAATTGGTCTCCAAAGAATTTCAAACGAACACTTTGGCCCTCTAACAAATTTGTATTCTTTAGAAGTTTTCGCTAATTACTCCCGACGGATAGAGTAGTCCTTTTGTCagtttcaattaaatttttaatatgcatGTTGGACAAATAAGtacttaataaattttattaattataggtTCCATAAAATATCACTATAAGACAAATTAGTCTCCATCAAAATGACAGAGAGACCAATCTGTCCGACAGGTGTAATAGGACTTCTAGAGAATAAAAATGTTTTAGAACGAAAGTGTATGATCTAAAATTCCTTAGAACCAATTTAGGTGtttattctctcttttcttttgtggCCAATTTATTTGCTTGAATTCGACCAATTAGTTGGGATTATTTTATCTGCTTCTGTCTCATTAGTGAATGTGTACACGAATAACCACTCTTCTATTTTGAACAGGTTTTTATTGGTAGCATATTGGGATGCATAATAGCATTTTTGATGAGAGGCCCCCATTAATATTCTGTGTGATGATGATCGATACTAATTCTGTAATTCATTTGTCCAATCACAAGTGTTACTTCGTAGCCAACACAAAATCATCGTCCAAAGGGCATGAAAGCCTGCTGTTGTTCCAAGCTTCTTTAGGGTAAACTGGTTCTGATGGTTCACCTCGGTGTTGAGAGATCCTGCTTCCTGATTTTTTGGACGTTCCAACTTCTCTTGTATGCGTTAATTAGTTCATCCTTTAAGTGTTAACTATTGCAGTATAGGTTAATTTTTATTGAACACCATTTGATATAAACTATGGTCTTTCCATTGTGAAATTCACAAGCTGTGGAGGTTGGTTTTTGTGTTTGACTATAAATGTAAATCTAGTTTGTGATATATGATTATGAGATTGTCTATAATTgtgaattttgttttaattatatatatgtaaatatcgTTTATATGTTCGGATTTATTGATCGTGCTTCTAATTATTTCACTCTTGTTCGAAAGATATTTTTTCCtaataagaaatttttttaatgtactgttaatagtataaattataaaatgattTATACAGCAATTTAGTTGTATTTTGTTTTTGAATGACCATTTATATTTTTGATGATATGACAAATACATAATTTGAaagtatacttttttatttttaaaatttgttaaaaattttaaaaatatttataagttttattttgttttaattttgttacataacttttttatttatatcaaatatatctttatggctaattttccaaaaattttttgataaaaattaataattttataagaacaattatcaaCGCAAGTAAATCAGAGATAGTTGTCATGTATTATTACtggattagtcttaaattttttgaaaatttaactatcagttatatttgatataaataaaaaattttaaaaaataaataaaatttaggaataattttaaaatttttgacaaattttaaaaataaaaaatatactttatcagtTTATCTTTGTATAATTAATATCGTTGATTTTTTTAACAAGTTGGAATTTTGGAGTGTATATCATAATTAAGTTCTAAAATTGTATGAAGTTTGAAAAAAGTAAATGGACGGTCCTGATTCACTTTAAACTAAGCACATCAACGACTCTCTCCACGCTTCTTCTAAATCTCTTCTCCCAAACAGGTCCTCCTAGTTTGCAACTTTGCTCAGAGAAGAAAcctatcaaaattcaaattacgAAAATGGAGGGAAACGACCCCGTTCCACTTCCTCTCTGATCTGCTCCTATTCCAACCCCAAATTCTCAATTCCAAACCctaattcaattctcttttcttcttctcttctgctGTTGCTGCTATGGCGGAAAATCTAAGCCCGAACCCAACCATGGCCGGCCAGAAGCAGAGGCTTCCCATGGCCGCTCGCATCCAGTCCCCCACCAGCCCCTTCTTCTTGGGTTCCAATGATGACAAACTGGAACGCGCCCAGGCACGTGCTGCACGTGCGGCCGCCATCCGCCGCAAGAACGTCGCCGCCAACTTGAACTCCCAATCCTCCGACGCCAACTCCGACCCGTGCCTCAACAAGCAGCAGATCCTCGATTTGTTCAAGAACTGCATCAAGCTCGCCAGCGAAAATGTAAGACAGacagaaaaagaataagaaaaagttaTACTAGTTGAACTGAATTgtgttttgatttttcttcttcCGAAAAAATGTTTCTTCGTTGCAGAAAATTAATCAGAAAAACACGTGGGAGTTGAATTTGATTGACCACATAACTGATATTATCAAGGCTGGAGAAGAAGATGGAGATGTGGAGACTAATTTTCAGAAGGTGCGTGTGTGCTTAATTCGTGCATACTCAGTTTTCCGATGTTGTTATAGCTAACTATTCGATTCAAAAAATTGTTATTACTGCGAAGAATATGTATGAGTAAGGTTATGTGTGCGCAAATGGGGCTAATTAGCGGCACATGTAACAATGGCTACAATAATCCATTAGGTATGTAGAGTTTGTCAATGTTTATATATCATATCTCAGTTTAATCATTTATAAAGTTTGTTATATTGCAATGATGCCACTAAAAGTAATTCCAAATCTATATGCAATGAGGATTGGTTCACTCTGCTTCTAGATTCTGCAGAACTTGTCCTTGTTTATGAATTGCACTGATGAACTACGGCAGTGATTGTACAACAATTTGGCAGCAATGGTTCTAAAATCTTAGTTATGCATGTGTAGTCTGTGTATATTCATTTTGAGTTTGTTTGTGCAGGCAAGCTGCACTCTTGAGGCTGGAGTCAAAATTTATTCGTTAAGGGTTGATTCAGTGCATTCTGAGGCATATAAAGTACTTGGCGGGATGAATAGAGCTGGCCAAGAAGCTGAGCAAGGTTTCAATTATCACCCTCTCTCTTCAAGCTTCAATTCTACTATTTCTGTTCTCCTCTTTCCTTCTTTGGCTTATGTAGTCAGTTACTGAGTTTACTTTGCGGGTGGGGTCTTTGGGGATTGCTCCTCTTAATCATTGTTTAGCAAGTGCTATAATTTCTAACTAACTATTGATTTTCTAATATTTTGTTCTGTATCGGTTATAAGGTTAAATTCATGTTGTCAGATGCAGATGCTACAGTGGAGGGTGATAAcactgaaaatggaaaagaaagaaGCTGGAAAGAGACAGACAAAAAGGTAAATAATCTTTGGATCTCTGGACTTGTCTGGTTAATCATTATTTGAATAGTTGTAACAGTAGTTTGCTCATGCAGTTATCACCTTTGTCAACATTGGAATCATCTTTTGAGGCTCTTAACGTGAAGAAGTTTGATGGTGATTTCTAATCCCTTTTTATGGTCCATGTTTTGTTTGAAGTGTGTCCTGGGTTCTGATTGTGCTGAAAATGCATATGTTTTTGCAGCTGCATTTGTTGTGGATCCCCTCTACCGTCAGACAACGGCAAAATTTGATGAAGGTGGAGCCAAGGGTCTTTTAATGAATAATCTTGGTGTATATGGTGGATGTAGGGTGCTCTTTGATTCACTAGAGGTGCCTGCAAAATGCATGACAAGTAAAAATCAACATGATATATCAGATACTATCGATCTTTCTTTTGCCAAGGGTGAGTTACTTTTTGAATGATCTGGTGAAACTGCtgttaattacatctaaatacaTTCAACATAGCTGATGATAAGTTGGTGACTGACTTTTTGTAATAGATTGTGTTGAGCACATGGTGCTGGAAGTACGTATGAAGGATGAAATTTCTCCAACTCTCAGGACTATAGTGAACCAATTTGATGAAAGTAACAGAAGGCCCACCGATTTTCAATTTCATGGCCAAAATACAGCTGAAGAGATGGAGGTGCCTTTTGACTGTGAAATGAGGGCTGACACAGAAGAGCATGAGAACTGCATGGCCTGGAGTGATGATCATGATGAGCCAACAGTTGCTGATTTGGGATCTAATGATTTCGTATCCAATGATGCTGATCCAAGTTTTCCTGATTACCCTCAGGTTTCTTATGTTTTTCAGCCCTATTAATCTCTAATCATTGATTGCCTTGGATGAATTTTAAAAGTTTGCTATTGATATTTAGTATGGATggacatatttaaataaattcaaaatattgtaGGAAAATGGGCTATTTTCTTCTCAAGACCCTGATACGGACGACAGATTTGGTAATGTCGATAGTTTCCTATTTTTGAGTCTGGGTTTTAGTTCAAAACAAAATGCATGGGCAGGCCCTGATCATTGGaaatataaaaaatctaaagGTGCGTTTGAAGGCCAGCAACAACCTCTAATAATGCTTGTGTCTCTAAGTTTCAGATTTTCAGTATGGTAATTTCCTTAGTATCTGTTTTGTAGTCTCAGAGGTTCATCCTCCTTCTGAAAATGGATCAGCCCTAAAGACTAGGGCGCCAAGGAGTAAGAaacagaaagaaattgatttagaTTTCACAGTTTTCCTTGAGAAGGAAATGTTAGATATATTTAATCCTCCCAAGAATCCCAAAACATTGCTGCTCCCCGAGAGCAGAATCCCTTGCAATACAAAACTTCCGGAGGACTGCCACTACCAGCCAGAGGATCTTGTTAAATTATTTCTTCTGCCTGATGTGAAGGTAGTTTCTTCAAGATAGAAATTATTTCCAAAGTTCTTTTTCTGgagtaatatttatttaaatctcTGATaagttctattatttttctagtgTCTCGGGAGGAGGGCAAAAAGGCTCTCAGGTACAATGCTGTGCTATTGCTAATTTATGACTACCATAATTTCTATCTTCAGTATCATATTATGTTTGGATTGTCAATACATGCTTGGATATTTTTATCTTTCTCCTGATTTTATTTCAAATTCCATGCGTGTGTAGATGAATCTAGAGAACAATGCAATAATGAGTCATTCCCTTCCTGGGATAATGGAAGTTTTTGTGGTGGTGAGCCTGGTGATTATGAAGGTGATGTTCATAGTGACATAGAGGACTCTGACACTCTTGTTAGTCAGCCTCGTCAGGTGAGTTAGGAACTTTTGTTGAATATTTATGCACTAGTTATTGATATGAGACCATTTCATATATTATCATAGATGTTGATGAAGGTGTAATGGCGTTTGTCGACGCATGTACTACTCATCATTAGTCTTTAATCAAAATCATTGCAGTTAGAAGCATATGCTCATTATGAATAATACAGGTAAATAAAATTGAAGTCCAGTACGACAAAACTTCCAAGCAAGTTAATGTTCAGGAACTGAAAATTACTCTTTGGAACCATGTTCAAGAATCTGCTAACCTGTCTTTTGAGGTATGCTAATATTTCTACTCCATCACTTAAAATTCTTCCTCGCACAATGAGTTTGCTTCCTGATTTATGTTGCTATTTTGCACTGCTAACGGTACATATTTGCTTCACTATTCTATAGTTCAGTAGATAATGAATGTAGTTTCTTTCTGTCTTTGCTGTTGAGTAATTTCTaatttttgcattgacatgattTTTTTTAACCCTTTCTACATTGCATAGGGTAAAAAAGAAACAGTATCTTTCAGAAGTGTATTGGCCAACTTTCCTAGCGACTGCAATGCTGCTGCAACTATCAGTGACATCTCTCCCCATTTGTGCTTCATATGTTTGTTGCATCTGGCAAATGAGAAAGGATTGAGCATTCAAGGCTACCCCAGCTTGGATGATCTAGCCATATGCATTCCAAATATTTAGATTCTTCTTTTTTCACCCACTTTCCCTTGATTTGGGAATTAGAACATAGTCTGGTAGGTGACTCTTACAATTTCTATGCACTGTGCTTTGTCAGATAGATATTTTGAAGAATCTGCATTTCATTGTTTCCTCTTATTTAGATTCTTCTTTTTTCACCC
This genomic window contains:
- the LOC112789570 gene encoding uncharacterized protein; the protein is MDKVMTLSDAAGLGRRAGPRSPSSSSILPYNLPLLAALLACALAQFLKIFTTWYKEKRWDTKRMLDSGGMPSSHSAAVSALAVAIGLQEGTGSSAFAIAVVLSCIVMYDASGVRLHAGRQAELLNQIVCELPPEHPLSSCRPLRDSLGHTPLQVFIGSILGCIIAFLMRGPH
- the LOC112789571 gene encoding condensin complex subunit 2 isoform X1, coding for MAENLSPNPTMAGQKQRLPMAARIQSPTSPFFLGSNDDKLERAQARAARAAAIRRKNVAANLNSQSSDANSDPCLNKQQILDLFKNCIKLASENKINQKNTWELNLIDHITDIIKAGEEDGDVETNFQKASCTLEAGVKIYSLRVDSVHSEAYKVLGGMNRAGQEAEQDADATVEGDNTENGKERSWKETDKKLSPLSTLESSFEALNVKKFDAAFVVDPLYRQTTAKFDEGGAKGLLMNNLGVYGGCRVLFDSLEVPAKCMTSKNQHDISDTIDLSFAKDCVEHMVLEVRMKDEISPTLRTIVNQFDESNRRPTDFQFHGQNTAEEMEVPFDCEMRADTEEHENCMAWSDDHDEPTVADLGSNDFVSNDADPSFPDYPQENGLFSSQDPDTDDRFGNVDSFLFLSLGFSSKQNAWAGPDHWKYKKSKVSEVHPPSENGSALKTRAPRSKKQKEIDLDFTVFLEKEMLDIFNPPKNPKTLLLPESRIPCNTKLPEDCHYQPEDLVKLFLLPDVKCLGRRAKRLSDESREQCNNESFPSWDNGSFCGGEPGDYEGDVHSDIEDSDTLVSQPRQVNKIEVQYDKTSKQVNVQELKITLWNHVQESANLSFEGKKETVSFRSVLANFPSDCNAAATISDISPHLCFICLLHLANEKGLSIQGYPSLDDLAICIPNI
- the LOC112789571 gene encoding condensin complex subunit 2 isoform X2; this encodes MAENLSPNPTMAGQKQRLPMAARIQSPTSPFFLGSNDDKLERAQARAARAAAIRRKNVAANLNSQSSDANSDPCLNKQQILDLFKNCIKLASENKINQKNTWELNLIDHITDIIKAGEEDGDVETNFQKASCTLEAGVKIYSLRVDSVHSEAYKVLGGMNRAGQEAEQDATVEGDNTENGKERSWKETDKKLSPLSTLESSFEALNVKKFDAAFVVDPLYRQTTAKFDEGGAKGLLMNNLGVYGGCRVLFDSLEVPAKCMTSKNQHDISDTIDLSFAKDCVEHMVLEVRMKDEISPTLRTIVNQFDESNRRPTDFQFHGQNTAEEMEVPFDCEMRADTEEHENCMAWSDDHDEPTVADLGSNDFVSNDADPSFPDYPQENGLFSSQDPDTDDRFGNVDSFLFLSLGFSSKQNAWAGPDHWKYKKSKVSEVHPPSENGSALKTRAPRSKKQKEIDLDFTVFLEKEMLDIFNPPKNPKTLLLPESRIPCNTKLPEDCHYQPEDLVKLFLLPDVKCLGRRAKRLSDESREQCNNESFPSWDNGSFCGGEPGDYEGDVHSDIEDSDTLVSQPRQVNKIEVQYDKTSKQVNVQELKITLWNHVQESANLSFEGKKETVSFRSVLANFPSDCNAAATISDISPHLCFICLLHLANEKGLSIQGYPSLDDLAICIPNI